The sequence TATATAAATCTTAGTTTTAATTTTATATAAGAACAAGTTTAAAATGAAAAATCAATTTCTATTTATTATAGTTTTACTTTTTGTAAATTTTTCTTATAGTCAAGAATTAATTGTAAAATATCGCTTCGAAAAAATTCAATATGTGGAGAGTATCGATTGGCAAAATGATGATATTTACTGTGCTGGTTATACATTTAAAACAGAAATAAACGATGGGAATTCTACCGATGCTTATTTGATTAATTACGACATAAATTTAAAACCAAAATGGACTCTTAAAATTAATGATGCGCATTCAAACATAATTTACTCAATAAAAAGACACAAAGATAAAATTTATGCTCTGGTTACTCAAGGTACTGTTCAGCCTTTAACACAAGATGTTAAGATTAATCTATTTATCATTAGTTTAGATGGAGTAATTGAAAATAAAGTACCATTCGGTACAACATCCTTAAGTCCTTCAAATATTACTATTGAGGGTGATCATTTGATTTTTGGTCATACAGTAAGTGATGGAATTTCAAATTCAAGCAATTCAAAATCCGAAATCATTCAATACAATCTTAGCAACAAAGAAATTGTGAGATTTAAAAGTAGTGATTATCAACCAAAGCCAAAAAAAGTAATTGCAAATGGTTCAGATATCTATTTATTTGGACAATATATTCATCCTACTAATCCAATGAACATTATGACCTTCAGAAAGGGAAAATATTCTGAAATTTCATTGAATTCAAAAGAAACGGAGTATTTTCTTGATAGTTACATAAATGGAAATATTTTGACAGTCGTAAGCGTTTTTCCTGGTGTTTACTACAACTCAAAAAAATATTTAAAAATTTACTACATCAATTTAGAAAATGATTCTATTAAATCAATAAGTAAAAGTTATGCTGAATTAGGATGGGAAGAAGCTCGATTTTATACATTTTCAAAAGGAAATTCATCTTGGGGAATTATAAAAGACACTCAAACTAAAACAATTAAATACGCTCTCATCAATGAGAAAGGAAATGTAGATAAGACCTTGAATTTTGATATGCAAAATGGAGGAAGTTATTGGGAAAGGTACATTTTTAAATCTGACAAATTGCTAAACGCTAATTCAAGTGGAATACAAATTTATAAATATGAATAAAAACTTAGCTTTAGCTGCGCTCAGTCCCTACGGTTGAACGTCTTGCCCGTTGCCCTTTCGATTAGGTTAGCTTTAAAATTAGGATTAAGTTTAGTATTTGATAAAAAAATGCAAAACTTTACTCAAAAAATAAAATAATTACCACTTATCAAAAAACGTCGCTTAAAACAAAAAACGACAAATTTTAGCTTGTCGTTTTTTGCTGCTATATATGCTGTTTAAACACTTTTTTCACTATAGTAGCGATACGAACTTTATCGTCTTCGGTTAAGTTAGATCCCGAAGGTGAACATAAACCGTTTTCAAAAAGTTCTTCTGCTACCGTACCACCGTAATACGGTACGTTTTTAAAAACTGGTTGCAAATGCATTGATCTATAAAAAAGTATTTAAAAAAAAGTGTTTCTTTTTATTACAGCATTTGGCTCAATTGTTTTACCTTCAGTTATTTTAGCACCTCCACCAATGTAAGCACCTGCATAAATACTAACAAAATCTTCTATTATTGCATCATGATCTATTGTAGTGTTTGCGTTTATAATGCAATTATCACCGATAGTACTCCCTGTTTGTATGACCGCATTTGCTAAAATAACTGTCCCTTTGCCTATTGTTACTTCCTGTGCAATTGATGCCATAGGATGAATAACAATTCCTAATGGATGAACTATTTCAGCAGCAATATTTTTTCGAACTTCATTATTCCCTATCGCAATAATTAGTTCAATATCTGGAAACATAGAGGCATCGTAAGGATGTTCTTGATCAAAAATATGGATTACCGAAGCTCCATTTTTTTCAATCGCATCTTTTACAACTCTTCCATGACCTCCAAAACCATATAGAATAAACTGTTTCATTATAAGTTATGTTTTTTAATCAAATTATATTTTAAATATAAATATATTAAACCAAAAATTACAATAATGGAAATTGAAGATATTATCTGTATGGTTAAATTGAACCTGGTACAATAAATAACAATAATACCAATCAACAATTGTAGCAATCCATATATAGATGAAATCAATAATCTATTTGACTTATTTTCGTTTGCATAATATTGATACAGATGTGAACGATGTGCTTCGAATATATTTTCTTTTTTTGATAATCTTCTAACAATCGTTAATACAGTATCTAGTCCATAAACAGTTAAAAATAATATGTAATTAATATTCTGAGTTTTGATTATCAATAAAGCTATTAAAAAAACAACAATGAAAGCAATACAAACACTCCCAACATCACCCGCAAAACATTTTGCCTTATTTCTAAAATTGTAAAACCCAAAAACTAAACATGATAGAATGGTATAATAAATAATATTAGCATCTACAAAATTGATTTGTAAATTAGAAATAGCTAATAGAATTAAAATAGCCAAACTATTTGATACTGTAATTCCGTTAATACCATCCATAAAATTATATGCATTTATAATTCCAATACATAATATCAACGCAATTGGTATTAACCACAAAGACAGTTCAAAAAGACCAACTTGATAAAACATCAATAATACTGACGTTAAATGAATTGACAATCTGATTCTATTAGATAGTGTAAAAATATCATCTAAAAAACTAATGACAGTAATTGCTGTTAAACCAAGAAAAAAATAGGGATATTGAAAGCCAGAAAAAATAAAGAAAATTAATGCTCCAAAATAAAAAATTACGCCTCCTCCTCTTAGTGTAATAGTTGTATGAGAGCTTCTTTCGTTTGGTTTGTCGATAATGTTGTATTTGTCTGCGATCTTGAAATAGATAAGTTCAATTACAAAAAGGACAATTAAAATTATAATATAATTCATAAATTATTTAATAAAATATCTAATAAAACCATTAATCATCCAATAAGAAGTGTAATATAAAGCCTTTGGATAACTGAAACCTTGCGTATCTTTTAGAAAAGAAATATGTTTAAGAATAAGCTTATACTTTTTACTTGTTGCTGAATTATTAACTTGACGATAATAAGCTAATTCTTGATCAATGCCATAGCAATTAACACCGGATTTAAGGATTGATAACCAAAGTGCATAATCTTGTTTACGGGCATGTTCAGACATATAATATTTACCAATTTTATCGGAATCATAAACAGCAGTTAAACAACTAATTTCAGTTCTCTTTAAAAGATGTTTATAATTAACTATAGGACTTACATGGAAAGTTGATTTTATTTTTTTTCCGTATTCATTCAAATAACCATAAGATGTATGACTAAAATGATAATCATTTTTTAACATAAAAGGTATTTGTATGGCTAACTTTTCTTTGTGCCACTTATCATCTGCATCCAAAAAAGCTATAAAACGGCCTGAAGCATTTTTAATTGCAAAATTTCTAGTTTTACCAGATTTCAGATTTATTGGGTTATTAAAAATTTTAATTCGATTATCTTTTTCTGCTAACTTTTGCATAATTTCCCAAGAATTATCAGTAGAACAATCATTAACTAACATCCATTCCCAATCTTGATACGTTTGCCCTATTACAGATCTAGCAGTTTCTTCTAAAAAAAGAGAAGCATTATAAACAGGTGTAATTATAGAAACTTTCATAAATTATAATGTCGTTATAAAATCCTTTAGTTTTCCTTCCATTGTATGAAGTTTAGCACCGAAATTTATTTCAAATGAAATATCGCTGCCAAAATACTTACGAAGTTCTATTGTCAATAAATCTTTAGACTCTGGAGATTCTTGTTCAATTTTCAAAATAATCACGCCTCTTTCATTTTGAATCGCTTGATAATTTAAAATTATATCGTGATTCAATGCTAAATTCTTAAATACATAATAAAAAGTCAAACTAGGATAACTATTTTGATAACCTATAATATTTTTACCAACACGCCCCAAAACGTCTAAAATTACAGGATGATGTCGACCGCATTTACATTTAAAATTATCTTGAGCTAATGTAATCTTGTCACCTAATTTATAACGTATTATGGGAAAAGATTTAGACATCAAATTAGTCACTACAATCTCACCGTTAATTTCTTCAACAATTACATTTTCACTATTTATGTGCATGTAGCCTTCTGGACATTCAAAAGCTATTAATCCAGCTTCAGCTGCACCGTATTCACTTCTTATTTTAGAACCAAATGCTTTTATTGTTTCTGAATGGTAATTATCATAGATTTTTTCTGAAGTCCCTTTTATTAATTTAATTTTTTTAGGTTTTTGAATACCTTCAATTGAATTAATACGTTTAGCAACCTCATAAATCATTGATGAGTAACCTTCGATATAATCAGCTGATTTAAGTTTTTTTGTAAATTTAATTATTTCGTTCTCATTGTACGAAAATATTCTAAATCGATTTTGAAGTACATCTAATAATTTGATTTTAAATTGATCTTTACCCGAAATATTATATCCCCAAAAATATCCATTTTTATCCCAAGGATTAACTCCATACCATGAATAGCCTCTATACATGGATGCTCGATTCATTGAATCCCATTCTTCATCCTTTATAAATTTAAGTGGCTGACCCGAAGTCCCAGATGTTTCAGAAACAATTACTTTATTAAACTTAAATGTACTATTTATAGCTTCTGCATTATCTCTCAATTCATCTTTTTCAAGAATAGGTAACTTAACTAAATCATCTACTGAATTAATATCATCTCTTACGATATTCAAGTCATTTAACTTCTTTTTATAATAAGGAGAATAGTTAAAAGCAAAATCAATTAATTCTTTAAACTTATTTTCTTGTATTGATTTTAACTCTTCAAGAGAGGCTGAATCTGTTTTTACTAATTCTCTATAAAAACGAAGCAAACTTGGGTTTCTTGATTTAATACCAAGTTTGAAAATTAATGAATGCATTATAACTCTTTTATAAATTTCGCAGGTGTACCCGCATATAAACTATTTGCTTTATCAAAAGGTTTACTAATAAAACTATTCGCGCCTAATACTGAATTTTCAGGTAATATTGTACCAATTGCTATTGAACAATTTGCTCCAATCCAACTTCCTTTCTTTAATATTACTTTACCTTTTCTTATTGGACCATATCTAAATGAATTATTTATTGAGGTATGATTACCAATTACTATTACAGAATTAGGTGCTATCATAACTTGATCTTCTATTATTAACTCACCACTACCCATAATAACAGTATTATTTCCAATAAAAACATTATTTCCTAAACTAAAATTATGTAAACCTTTTAATAAAGCATTATTTGTTACTTGAAAATCTTTGCCACATTTTTTCATAGCTAAACCATAGAACCAACCTCTAGTTCTCATTGTAAAAGGTAAATCGGGAATAAAATAAAATAAGGTCCTAATAAACCAAGAATAGAATAATATTAATTTATGCTTCATAGAAAATTGATTTTAAGAAGTTTTCGATTTTATAATTTGATACTTTCTGGAAAGATGACCTTCTGATATTGTTATAGGTATTATTATTATTTATTATTTGAAGATATTTATCAACAAACATTTTAGGATTGTTAAAGTCTGCAAATAAGATTTCTTTTCCATCTGTAAACGTTGTGGGTAAAGAACCAACAGGAGTGCTCACAACAGCTAATCCGTTTGCCATTGCTTCCAAAATGACTCTAGGAGAACCTTCAGATAAAGATGCAAAAGCAAATATATCATTACTGCGTAAAATACTATTCAATTCCTTTCTATTATCAATATGCCCTTTAAAAATAACATTTTTGATATTTTGATTATCTATCATCACTTTTAACTCTTCTTCCATTTCACCATGACCAACAATTGTTAATGAAGCATTAGGAATATTTTCTTGAAGAAATTTAAATGATGTAATTAATGTATCTAATCCTTTAGCTTTTCTTAAATAACCCAGATAAATTAATTTAGGTGAAAGCTGATTGATTTTTTTTTCTTCAAAAAAGAAATCTTCATCATTCAGTGTGGAAGATACTAAAGGTAATGCTTTAATATCATATTTTTTTAACCGTTCAGTTAAATGAAAACCGTTAGTAAATACGGTAGCATGCTTAGAAGCTTTCATAAACATCAAATGCTCGGGTTTGAAAAAAGTTGTATAAATCTTCTTTTTTAATGGAGACAGATTTGGATTATTAATTATCGTATCTGTAGGGTCTCCAACAAAATGAATAATTCTTTTTTTGTTTTTAAAAAAAGATGCTTGTAGCCAACCAAAAGGAATAGGGTAACGTGCATAAACTTTATCATATTCTTTAGACAAAGTTTTATACGCATCAACATATGTAAAGAAATGCTTAATAGCCTGAATATAGCCTTCCGTATATGGAAGTTCATATATTCTGACATTTTTAAACATGCTTACTGATTCAAATTTAGTTTCATCTTTTAAATTAAGATTTACAGGAGAAAGTAAACAAACTTTATCATAATATTTAACAATTTCTTTCAAATATATCCAATGTGTATAGGGCATATAATATTGATTGTCTTTTTTATGTAAGGTCCATGCATGTAATAGAATTGAACTCATGAAATAGAATTTTTTTTATAATTAAATGAATTAATATATGCCAAGAAATACCACATAATCAAATAAGTAATGATTCCACCTGTCTTATTCATTAAGAAAAAAAAGAAAACAAAAAAAATCATTGGTAAAGAATTTTTTAATCTTATCTGAAAATATGCTTTTTTAAAAATTAATATCAAAAAATACAAAAAAACACTAGTAGTTATCAAGCCACCAGTAACTAGAAAATAAATAATCAAATTATGAGTATCTAAAACTCTATTTGATAATATTGAAAGTTCAAGTTTATAGCCTTCCTCACCTACACCTATTAATAAATTATCAGAAAAAATAATTAATGCATTTGTCCATAATTCGTCACGAGAATCTGTCAATCCTTCATTTTGAAAACGAGACATAATATCTGAATCTTGCAAATAGACAAACATAAAAAACATAAATATTAAACTTAAAATTAATAAAGATATTTTTAATACTTTTTTTATATTCGATAAAAAAACAATTACGAATATAGACAATACCAAAATTAATAACGAACCTCTAGATCCTGTGTCAATAGTAAAAAAAACTAAGGTTGGCAAAAGTGACAAAAAAACTAAATTAATTTTATTTAATTTTAGTGGATTTATTAGAAAGTTATAGAACAAAATAATAAAAGAAATAGCCATCCTAGAACTTATAGAATTCGGATTTTCTCCAAATATTCGCAGTCGTCCATTTAGTATTTCAAATTGAGAATTAAAAATACCTAAGACATATCCTAAAGAGATTAATCCACATGAAATTGAAAATATTAATAAACATTTAAAAGCAAATTCAGGAGATTTTGAAAATTCTATTGAAAAGAACCAAAAAATAATTACAGCAGATATAAACTTAAAATTAATAGGTAGAAATTCAGAATATGATACACCATATAAAAAAGCACTAAAAAATAATAATAAAGCTATAAGAAAAAGTAATTTAGTTGGTAAATCAAAACGATTCGTAATAAAAGAAAACCCATTTCTAAATAAAATTGAAACCAAAGATAATATCGTTAAAACATCAAAATACAAACCATTAGTACCAAACGGATCGAACAAACCAAATCCTAAAAAAAAAGAAAATAAATATAAAATAAAATTAGTCATTAAATTTTCTTGGTAAATTATTAATATCTGTTTTTACTATCTTACCAGGGTTTCCGGCTACAATTGCATTTTCAGGTACATCTTTTGTAACCACTGTATTAGCAGCTACAATAGAATTATTACCTATTGTTACTCCTTTTAAAATTCTAGAATTTTCTCCAATCCAGACATTTTCTCCAATAAAGATTGCTTTACTTTCAGAATGCTTCCATTTCCTATAGAAAGAACCTTCTGGTGTTTGTCTCATAAATTTTCTATCTTCAGGATTTACTGGGTGATAGTTATTATCAACAATAGATACATTTGATCCAACACCAGTATAAGCTCCAATATATACAGAATTTATACATGCTATTTTTGAGTTAGGACCTAAATGGGCATATTTTCCAATAAAAACTTTACCTCCATTACTAGAAACAATTTTACCATGTATACGTGCATTAGACTCTATTACAACATCCTCTTTTTTAGATGAATCAATTAAAGTAATTTGAGTTGAACGATAAAACTTTTGTCCTTTTCCTTTTAAGGTAGCTTTTTTCTTGTTTTTAATAAATGATAATTTATCGACTATTTTTCTTAGAAATTTTTTCATTAATTATATTTTTTAAACTAGTAAATAAATTTACTAGAAGTGCCTTTTCTTTGTCATTAAATATAAAAATATAAAAAATACTTATATAAATAATAGCAAGAAAAACAGAAGTAGTTATAAAATTTAAATATTTATTAATTTGAAGTGTTTTTTGTAATATTTCTCCTAAACTATAAACCCCAAGAAAAAGAATAAATGCTTTTAAAACTGAATTAATAAGAAATTCTTTTACATTCAAATTAATTATTTTTTTAGCAAAATATATCGTTGTAAGTAATGTTAAAAACTGTACTAAAATCATTGTATACAAAATAGCAACAGGTGCAAAACCTAAACTAAATAATAAATAACCAATTGGTACATTCAAAATTAATAAAATAGAAATCGAAATCTGATACCATTTTATTTTTCCTGCAGCATATATTGCTCTTGTAATGCCAGGGTATAATTGCATAATTAAAAAAGTAATAATAATAGCCTTACAAAAATTTATTGTCCCACCTGGAATTACTTTTAACCAATGATTTAATATGAATTCTGTATGTAATAATACAGGTATAGCAATAAAACTTGACAACAGAAAAGACACTTTTGAAGAAAAAACTGAAACAAATATCATCTTGTCATGATCATTAGCACCTTTAGATTTAACAATCATTGGTGTAAAAACAGTCGTTAAAGTACTAGCAAAAGTAATTACTAAAGAATTCAATTGATTCGCTACACCGTAAGCTGCATTAACAAATGTACCAAAGAAAATATTTAATACTACTGCTACTCCCTGATTTCTACAAACAACTGCAAGTGAACCTAAAGTATTCCATCCTGCAAAACTAAACATCTCTTTAAAAAGTAGTATATCACCTTCTTGAAGTTTAAAATTTAATTTGCATTCATTATATCTAAATTTACACCATAAAATGTTTATCAAGGAACCAATGATAATTGCAAAAACCATCAAATAACTATATACAATCAGTTTATCATTTATTATATAAAACAACATTATTGCAGCAAAAAGTTTCAACAAAATTGAAATAATATCTGATATTGAAGAAAACCACATTTCTTCTCTTGCATTAATTACTGCGTTAAAAGGGATAGTAAAAATGGTAACAGCACAAGAAAATATCATTACGTTATAAACAGTTACTGCATTTTCAATATCTTTTTCTTGAATATTTAAAAAACCATCAAATAAAAAAGGTTGTAATAATTTAAATAAAATAATAACTATAAAACTTAATCCGAAATGAACAGCTAAACTTAAATTAAATACCTTATTAAGCTTTTTTATATCATTCTCACCAATTGCAAACGAAAGGAATCTTTGCGTTGAAACAGTTAGAGCGCCAGAAAAAAATGACAACAAAGTGATTACTCCAGCAACTAAATTATACAATCCAAATGAATCTACTCCTAATTCTTCTAAAGCAATTCTAGTTGAAAATAAAACTACAATAGAATTTATTATAATTCTAAAATAAAGTGCTATAGTATTTACTAAAACTCTATGTGATTGTAACATTTGGATTAATGAAAATTTATAATCTATTATCAGCCTCAGTTAAAATCCCTTTTACATCATAAACAACACCGCCCTCTTTTAAGAATTGGTTTAAATCTAAATCTGTAAATTCTTTATGTGCTACGGTTAATACGATGGCATCGTATTTCGTTTTTGAATCGTTTTGTATAGATTCTTCGACAAGCTCAGAATGACAAGATAGGTTATACTCATGCATTACTTCGGCTGGGTTAGCCCATGGATCATACGTTACTACTTCTACGCCATAATCTTGTAAGGCATGTATTACATCTACCGCTTTGGTATTACGAACATCTGGACAATTTTCTTTAAAAGTAATTCCTAAATTTAATACACGTGCACCACATACGTTGATTTTTTTCTTGATCATGGTTTTAATCACCTGAGAAGCTACATACTCTCCCATAGAATCATTTAAACGACGACCAGCTAAAATTATTTCTGGGTGATAACCTGCTTCTTGTGCTTTTTGCGCTAAGTAATACGGATCTACACCAATACAATGTCCACCTACTAAACCTGGTTTAAAAGGTAAGAAATTCCATTTGGTACCTGCTGCTTCTAAAACCGCATGAGTATCGATGTCTAATAAATTGAAAATTTTAGCAAGTTCGTTTACAAAAGCAATATTAATATCACGTTGCGAGTTTTCGATTACTTTAGCTGCCTCAGCTACTTTAATACATGGTGCTAAATGCGTTCCTGCAACAATTACTTCTTTATACAAGTTATTCACAACCTCACCAATTGCTGGAGTAGAACCAGAAGTAACTTTTAGTATTTTTTCAACCGTATGTTCTTTGTCACCTGGGTTGATACGTTCTGGTGAATAACCTGCAAAGAAATCTTCGTTAAATTTCAGACCTGAAACGCGTTCTAAAACAGGAATACATTCTTCTTCCGTAACTCCTGGATAAACCGTTGATTCATAAATCACAATATCTCCTTTTTTCAAAACTTTAGCAACCGTTTCTGAAGATTTGTATAACGGTGTTAAATCTGGACGGTTGTTTTTATCTACAGGTGTTGGAACGGTTACTACATAAACATTTGCCGTTTCGATATCAGTTAAATTATGAGAACAGTACAATCCGTTTGTATCCGTTGCGAAAGGATTTTCTTTTACTAAAACAGCCTGTAAAACTTCATCTGAAACTTCTAATGTAAAATCATTTCCATTATTTAATTCACCAATACGTTTTTGATTGATGTCAAAACCAACCACTGGAAATTTAGTTGCAAACAAACG comes from Flavobacterium sp. I3-2 and encodes:
- a CDS encoding glycosyltransferase family 2 protein, with translation MKVSIITPVYNASLFLEETARSVIGQTYQDWEWMLVNDCSTDNSWEIMQKLAEKDNRIKIFNNPINLKSGKTRNFAIKNASGRFIAFLDADDKWHKEKLAIQIPFMLKNDYHFSHTSYGYLNEYGKKIKSTFHVSPIVNYKHLLKRTEISCLTAVYDSDKIGKYYMSEHARKQDYALWLSILKSGVNCYGIDQELAYYRQVNNSATSKKYKLILKHISFLKDTQGFSYPKALYYTSYWMINGFIRYFIK
- a CDS encoding transferase yields the protein MKQFILYGFGGHGRVVKDAIEKNGASVIHIFDQEHPYDASMFPDIELIIAIGNNEVRKNIAAEIVHPLGIVIHPMASIAQEVTIGKGTVILANAVIQTGSTIGDNCIINANTTIDHDAIIEDFVSIYAGAYIGGGAKITEGKTIEPNAVIKRNTFF
- a CDS encoding nucleotide sugar dehydrogenase, with the protein product MNTQHKIAVIGLGYVGLPLARLFATKFPVVGFDINQKRIGELNNGNDFTLEVSDEVLQAVLVKENPFATDTNGLYCSHNLTDIETANVYVVTVPTPVDKNNRPDLTPLYKSSETVAKVLKKGDIVIYESTVYPGVTEEECIPVLERVSGLKFNEDFFAGYSPERINPGDKEHTVEKILKVTSGSTPAIGEVVNNLYKEVIVAGTHLAPCIKVAEAAKVIENSQRDINIAFVNELAKIFNLLDIDTHAVLEAAGTKWNFLPFKPGLVGGHCIGVDPYYLAQKAQEAGYHPEIILAGRRLNDSMGEYVASQVIKTMIKKKINVCGARVLNLGITFKENCPDVRNTKAVDVIHALQDYGVEVVTYDPWANPAEVMHEYNLSCHSELVEESIQNDSKTKYDAIVLTVAHKEFTDLDLNQFLKEGGVVYDVKGILTEADNRL
- a CDS encoding acyltransferase, producing the protein MKKFLRKIVDKLSFIKNKKKATLKGKGQKFYRSTQITLIDSSKKEDVVIESNARIHGKIVSSNGGKVFIGKYAHLGPNSKIACINSVYIGAYTGVGSNVSIVDNNYHPVNPEDRKFMRQTPEGSFYRKWKHSESKAIFIGENVWIGENSRILKGVTIGNNSIVAANTVVTKDVPENAIVAGNPGKIVKTDINNLPRKFND
- a CDS encoding MATE family efflux transporter, producing MLQSHRVLVNTIALYFRIIINSIVVLFSTRIALEELGVDSFGLYNLVAGVITLLSFFSGALTVSTQRFLSFAIGENDIKKLNKVFNLSLAVHFGLSFIVIILFKLLQPFLFDGFLNIQEKDIENAVTVYNVMIFSCAVTIFTIPFNAVINAREEMWFSSISDIISILLKLFAAIMLFYIINDKLIVYSYLMVFAIIIGSLINILWCKFRYNECKLNFKLQEGDILLFKEMFSFAGWNTLGSLAVVCRNQGVAVVLNIFFGTFVNAAYGVANQLNSLVITFASTLTTVFTPMIVKSKGANDHDKMIFVSVFSSKVSFLLSSFIAIPVLLHTEFILNHWLKVIPGGTINFCKAIIITFLIMQLYPGITRAIYAAGKIKWYQISISILLILNVPIGYLLFSLGFAPVAILYTMILVQFLTLLTTIYFAKKIINLNVKEFLINSVLKAFILFLGVYSLGEILQKTLQINKYLNFITTSVFLAIIYISIFYIFIFNDKEKALLVNLFTSLKNIINEKISKKNSR
- a CDS encoding acyltransferase, with protein sequence MKHKLILFYSWFIRTLFYFIPDLPFTMRTRGWFYGLAMKKCGKDFQVTNNALLKGLHNFSLGNNVFIGNNTVIMGSGELIIEDQVMIAPNSVIVIGNHTSINNSFRYGPIRKGKVILKKGSWIGANCSIAIGTILPENSVLGANSFISKPFDKANSLYAGTPAKFIKEL
- a CDS encoding glycosyltransferase; translation: MSSILLHAWTLHKKDNQYYMPYTHWIYLKEIVKYYDKVCLLSPVNLNLKDETKFESVSMFKNVRIYELPYTEGYIQAIKHFFTYVDAYKTLSKEYDKVYARYPIPFGWLQASFFKNKKRIIHFVGDPTDTIINNPNLSPLKKKIYTTFFKPEHLMFMKASKHATVFTNGFHLTERLKKYDIKALPLVSSTLNDEDFFFEEKKINQLSPKLIYLGYLRKAKGLDTLITSFKFLQENIPNASLTIVGHGEMEEELKVMIDNQNIKNVIFKGHIDNRKELNSILRSNDIFAFASLSEGSPRVILEAMANGLAVVSTPVGSLPTTFTDGKEILFADFNNPKMFVDKYLQIINNNNTYNNIRRSSFQKVSNYKIENFLKSIFYEA
- a CDS encoding O-antigen ligase family protein; this encodes MTNFILYLFSFFLGFGLFDPFGTNGLYFDVLTILSLVSILFRNGFSFITNRFDLPTKLLFLIALLLFFSAFLYGVSYSEFLPINFKFISAVIIFWFFSIEFSKSPEFAFKCLLIFSISCGLISLGYVLGIFNSQFEILNGRLRIFGENPNSISSRMAISFIILFYNFLINPLKLNKINLVFLSLLPTLVFFTIDTGSRGSLLILVLSIFVIVFLSNIKKVLKISLLILSLIFMFFMFVYLQDSDIMSRFQNEGLTDSRDELWTNALIIFSDNLLIGVGEEGYKLELSILSNRVLDTHNLIIYFLVTGGLITTSVFLYFLILIFKKAYFQIRLKNSLPMIFFVFFFFLMNKTGGIITYLIMWYFLAYINSFNYKKNSIS
- a CDS encoding MraY family glycosyltransferase, producing MNYIIILIVLFVIELIYFKIADKYNIIDKPNERSSHTTITLRGGGVIFYFGALIFFIFSGFQYPYFFLGLTAITVISFLDDIFTLSNRIRLSIHLTSVLLMFYQVGLFELSLWLIPIALILCIGIINAYNFMDGINGITVSNSLAILILLAISNLQINFVDANIIYYTILSCLVFGFYNFRNKAKCFAGDVGSVCIAFIVVFLIALLIIKTQNINYILFLTVYGLDTVLTIVRRLSKKENIFEAHRSHLYQYYANENKSNRLLISSIYGLLQLLIGIIVIYCTRFNLTIQIISSISIIVIFGLIYLYLKYNLIKKHNL
- a CDS encoding phenylacetate--CoA ligase family protein, encoding MHSLIFKLGIKSRNPSLLRFYRELVKTDSASLEELKSIQENKFKELIDFAFNYSPYYKKKLNDLNIVRDDINSVDDLVKLPILEKDELRDNAEAINSTFKFNKVIVSETSGTSGQPLKFIKDEEWDSMNRASMYRGYSWYGVNPWDKNGYFWGYNISGKDQFKIKLLDVLQNRFRIFSYNENEIIKFTKKLKSADYIEGYSSMIYEVAKRINSIEGIQKPKKIKLIKGTSEKIYDNYHSETIKAFGSKIRSEYGAAEAGLIAFECPEGYMHINSENVIVEEINGEIVVTNLMSKSFPIIRYKLGDKITLAQDNFKCKCGRHHPVILDVLGRVGKNIIGYQNSYPSLTFYYVFKNLALNHDIILNYQAIQNERGVIILKIEQESPESKDLLTIELRKYFGSDISFEINFGAKLHTMEGKLKDFITTL